A region of the Fulvia fulva chromosome 7, complete sequence genome:
CGATGCGCAATAAGTGATGATACTTATATGGGTAAGGCGAAAAGGCTCAGGAGTGCTGCTGGGTTAGGTGATGTACATGGAGGAGATATTAAGTTCTGTCGGCGAGTGTACGTGAGCAGAGAAGATACCTACCTTACTTTGAAGTCGCCTGGCGGGCTTGCCGTCCATTGCTCGACTTGCATGAGCCATACATGAGGCAGTAGTGATGGGTTTGGTTGTGGAAGGTCCTATGTATGGTCGATATGAACAGCAGCTGCTCTATTGCATCGTTCTCAACTGACACATTCAGCCACTCGTGGCAATCAGCCGACAGACGGCATTGATGCGAGCGTGACAAGCCTGAGTCAATGGGTTTTGATGTGGATGAAGCTGTTCAAGTGTTGATGGAACCGAAGTGGAAGTGGCAGCTGCGGTCGAGATCTTTCTCCACAGCGACCCTGATCCCTGCTTGGCGATCTGCATGTGGGAGAACAGCTATCCATTGCACTTTAACGCCAGCAAACCATCTTCACTTCGACATTGTGTTTATATGATCCCTGGCAACGATGAAACGTGTAGTAGCGGCGCTGGTAGCTGCTCAGTATGCGGCTACAGCAGCGGCAGCATCCTCTCCTCGAGGAGTTGGGCCAGAATGTACGTTTCCCAAGCTACAGGCATTCCTGAACAGCTCTCTACAGTCGCTGCTCCTATGCTGACCTTGTGAGAAAGTCGCCAAGTTCTATGAAGACACTTCCAGCTTCACGTGTATATCGAACCCCTCCGTCAAGATACCTGCGTCACGCGTAAACGACGACTACTGCGACTGTCCAGATGGCTCAGACGAACCAGGCACTGCCGCTTGTGCACACCTCTCCGACCTCTCACCCCATACACTCGCAACGAATGGTACCGGCCAGCCAGCACTGCCAGGCTTCTATTGCCAGAACAAGGGACACATTCCCAGCTATGTGCCCTTTACCAATGTCAACGATGGCATTTGCGACTACGAGCTGTGCTGTGATGGAAGCGAAGAGTTCCAAAGTGTAGGTGGGAAGTGTAAGAACAAATGTGACGAGATTGGCAAGGAATGGCGGAAACACCACGAAGTCCGACAGAAAGCGGCGACCAATGCACTTAAGAAGCGCAATGAGCTTGTCAAGGAGGCTGCTCGGCTGAGGCAATCTGTGAAAGACAGACTACAGACACTCGGCACCGAGATCGAAGGAGGGGAGATCAAGGTCAAGCAGATGGAAAAGGAGTTGTCCGAGATCCAGAAGAAGGAAGCTGGCAAGGTTGTGACCAGTTCTGGTGGTCCTGGCGGAAAGCTGAGTCAATTGGTGGAGCTGGGCAAGCACAGAATGGAGGAGCTGAGGAAGCACTTGATCTCGACAAGATCTGATTTGACGATGAAGAATGAGAGGCTGCAGCAGTTGGAGCAGATCTTGAAGACATTCCACGAGGAGTACAACCCAAACTTCAACGATGAGGGAGTCAAGCGGGCTGTAAAGGCATGGGAAGACTACATCGCCAGCAATCCTACTGGATCGGACACAAATGCTGCAGCTGCACGCGATCTGGATGAGATTACCAAGACTGATGAGGAGAACGGTCTCAATTGGAGCGAGTACATCGAGGCAGAAATGGAGGACGAGACCGCAGTTTGTACGTTGGCTTATATGCTCCATCAAGATGACGCGCTAACAATGGACAGTGTACTCATTCGTCAACTACCTTCCACCTTCCCTCCGCAGCTGGGTCGACGACAAGCTCCGCGACCTCCGCCAAAGCCTCATTGACGGCGGTATCCTCGCAGACAACGGTAGCGCCAGCGTTGGCGAGTCCCAGAAAGTCAAAGACGCCCGCTCCCGCCTTGACTCAGCCAAGAAAGACCTCGAGAAGCAACAGAAGGACATCCAGGAACATCGTGAGGACCTCGAGAAAGACTTTGGACCCGACGACGTCTTCCGCGCCCTCAAGGGTCAATGTGTCGAGAAGGACTCTGGCGAGTATACTTACGAGCTCTGCTTCCTGGACAAGACGAACCAGAAGCCAAAGAAGGGCGGTGGGCATACCAATATGGGTAACTTTGTCCGGACTGAGAGAATCACTGTCGACGAGGAGCTTCCGGCGAACGGAAAGGGCCTGGGCAGTGGAGAGAGGTATGCGATGAAGCATGAGAATGGTCAGCACTGCTGGAATGGACCCAACCGCGCGACGACTGTCATCTTGGCCTGCGCTGAGGAAAACGAAATCTGGAAGATCATGGAGGAGGAGAAGTGCATCTACCGCATGGAGGTTGGTACACCAGCCGTCTGCGAGCAGAGGAAGAAGGTTAAGACCGGCCAGGTGGTCAAGGACGAGCTCTAGAAACGCGCATCCCCAATCGCCAGATGTTTGGCCTGCGCAGACTACGTGACCGAGCCTTTCTGTCCACGATTCTTGCGGTGGTGGCTGTGGTGTCGTCCAGCTGCGGCTGCTAGGAAAGCGTGCTGGAAAAATTTCTCAACCTACGAGATACTGACGTCTTTCCGGGAGTATCTCCAAGAGGCTATGGGGTTGGCAGAAACGGTGGCAGCGCGACGTTATTGCTGCCAGGACTTGCAGGATGCGACTACCTGCTAGAAGCAGAGACTGGTGCAGATGATATAGATAGCGGTCTACGTAGAAGTTGTACATCAGGACAGTCATACCTCGCATGAGACAGACGGTGCGTTAGACTGGCTGACGTCCACGGGGTGCATAATCTAGCTATGTCTTCATCAGCCATCCTCGAGGGTGTCTTGTTTGGGCTTGTTCGAGTTGTGGATGTTGCCGTCATTGATCGCAGTGCTCGACGTCTCCACGGCCATGCAGACGATGGAAGTCAGCCGCTGGTCAGCTAGGAGGTCCGCCCATTCGGCTTCAGTCCACTCTAGCTCGTGCTGGCGGTACACGATCATGCCGGGGATGCTCTGAGCAGCCTTGCGAAGCATAGATGCGCACTTGGATGGGATGGAACTGGCTCTGGTCGCTGAGGATTGGCGTGGCAGCGCATGAGCGGCGTAGGAGGATTGCCACATTGCGTCCAGGTTTTGCTTCCTCTTTTTCTGCTCAAATGAAGTGTTCGATATGTGTGCGACGTGGATTCGAGTCAGAGGAGTGACGAACGGGACAGCAGCGATAGTCCTCATTGAACTGCCATTGCGAGGCTCTTCTGGCCGCATCTCGTACTGTAAAATGCAACGATGATCGCGTTGGCCAGAAGACCTGCCCTGCACTCATGCTGAGAGCCATTCATCGTGATGGATTGCTTATAGAGTTTGTCCAATGGGGATCTCATGGCGTGGCGTCTCCTCTGCGCTGTCCTCCCAGTGCCTCCTTCGATGAAGTGCAAAGTCCGCGTGTAATCAACGAAGATCTTCTACTCCTCATACGGTGAGTGCAGGATATCCCGATTGGGAATTGATGAGCTTTGCAAGATCGCAACGGCGGTCTGGCCGGTCATGATTCTCGCAAATGCCTGTGGTAAGAATGGGTGTGAGATGTCAGCAACATGATTTGTCCGTTGTCTTGGACTTTCGACTCTTGCTTACCAAGAATATGTCCAGTCCGCGGTGATCTCAGTACATTTGAGTCAACAGTGGCTCTAGAGCTCTTGTTCTGGCCATGTGTTGTCTCCTCGAAATCTGATGACCGGAATGGTCGGAGATCAGCCATGGCTCGATGCATAGAGATGATCATCACTGTCACCCTCTTCATCATGCCAAAGTGAAGAAGAACCATCCAGCACGCGGTCGAGCTGAGACGTGAACTGCCTCACGATACGGACTGTACGTTTCACCAGCTCCTGTTATCGTTCTCGAAGCTGACAGAGATCGTCGAATCTGTTCTCACTCAACTGCCGACAATATCGGGCTCCATCAGCACTCACTCGCTCACTCGTCACACAACATCACATCACCACATCACCGACAATTACAAGGCGACGCGACGAGACGAAAACAATAACAAACAACATCACATTCCACGCAGGGCCAACCCTTCCACGCTCTCCACGATGAACCCAGCTGCGTAACTGCGTCGCGCTCTTCGGAAGTTTGATCTCGTGTCCGGAACTTACCAGGAACCGACTTCGTCCGAGTAAACAAACCATCCTCGCCATCTTGATGTGTGCATGACTCTCGGAGCTCGGAAATCTTGTTCCAGCCAAAGCACCACAGTCTCGAAGGCTTCAGTGCCTTTTGCCACAAAGTGATGCTGCCTGCGCCTCATCACGATGTTCGCATTCCTGGTTGTTTTTGAGACGAGAGTTGCGTACATCTTGCTTTGATCCGAAGGTCTGTCGCGAGGCTGACAACAGAGACCGAGTTGATTCGTTGCTCGAGATTGGTGGTCCAAGTTTTCTCGAAATGAAGTCCTTGCGTGTCTTGCGATGGTACGAGTGCAAGAGTGGGTTGTCCTATATCGTCAGTGCTGTGGGATTGGGACAGCTGCTGTCTCCCGAATCGCGAGGCGTGGGATGACAGCAGCGACAGCAGCAGCATTTGACGTTCAAAGTGTAGTGGAACGTCGTTGGTGACAACGTGCGTCGCCAAAGATCAACCACTATGGGACATTCGCGCCTGGCGAACTATTGTCATAGCTCTGTATTAATCTTGCTGGATGATTGCGCGCCGTTAGGCGGATGCGCATCCGGAAGGTGTCCGAGAAGCTTGAGTCGTCCGAGCATTCGGAACTCATGCGCGTAGGTTGTAAGATTTGGTGTATATGCCGACGCTGTTATAGCCACAACAACCGCGCGCCTTGGAAATGCTTCGCGGCATGATGTGTCCGAGAGTATGTCGCGCTTTGGCTTCTGTTGACGGTTGCTTGCATGACTTGACGTTGGTGCAATCACTCATCAGTGGAAGATTGCGTGCACCTGCTGAACTCGCTGCTTGGGACGCTGCTTGCCCTAAGCAACACATTTGCGCCCTTCTTTACGGCTGGCTGCTGCTTTGAAGATTAGTCTGCCAATAGATCATAATGGCGTGACGTCGCGACTGGCATCGGCGAGTCGGAATTGGCATAAGTCAGCCTTGCGGCGCTGTAGTTGACCTTGACTTGTGCTAGTCTTGACGCGGTGTTGACCACCCAACGTTGAGGCTGACCCGGTGAAGAGCAGATGCTGGTGGGCGAACAATGCTTCCCAGCAACGTTCGGCCCGGTCTGATAAACCGTTTGACGGCGTGAGCCGAGGCAACGGTTGCTGTCACCAGCAGAACACGACCATGTCGCGCCTCAAGGCATCCCGCGTCTGATGAGATGTTCATTGCTGAGACACCACTTTGTGAGAGGATGAGACAGGTAACCGCATGCTTCTTGAAGAGTGCTGTTGCGATGGCGATGTTCGGCAAGCCGGGTGCGTGAGCACCTGGACGAGATGAAACACATGCATCTCCCAACGTGATGACGAGCATTGCCTGGTGAGATGTTCCAATGTTAGCGGACCACGCACATGTTCGGGCGAGACAAAACATCGAGAATTGGGCGAACGATGTCCACATCCTGGCTGCACGGATTCCAGACCATCAGAGCGAACGATGTGTTCGGGATGTGTTGAGTATGTGAGGCGCCGGATGTGGAGCTTTCGATCTGGGACTGGGAGAGCATCGGGTACGGGCATATTGGTGTTGTTGTAATTCGTGGTGAGATGCATCCGCGACTTCAAACAGCAGTCTTTTGATTGCAGTTGGCGGCACAGCAACGGCGATGCTGTATGAGGTGTTGTTGAATGTACTTCTCCATGTGATCCCATCGCCAGAGTCTCTGTGCAACGCATGATGGCTAGCGGCATGAGCTTGACCACGCTGTGAGCATGAGATGGTGGCAGTAATGCAGGTACGGAGTGTGCTCGCTGCAGGGATGGGGACCGCATGTGGTCGGAGTAAGGTGTGCTGTAGAACTCCAACACGAGGCCGGCTTCTCGAGCACCTGTTTCACAGTCAGTCTCTGTACGCCGAGCGCTTTCATCACACGCCGGCAGTAGTAGGGAGTGCTTCATCGCTGTCCGACTCTGCAGTGCATGATTCGAATTTTCTTCGACGATACAGGCCTGCAGTGAGCGACCGAACAAACGGCATCGCAGACACCAGGATCTTGGACAGCATCGAGATCAATTCAAGACAGATGGGTGCCGGGCCTGCCCTCCGCTGCTGCTATCTTCGCCGCTAGGGACTCCGGCAGCGAGGTGCTTCCTGCACAGTGACAGGAATCGCTTGGAGCCAAACCATGCGCCCGCGGGTAACAAAT
Encoded here:
- a CDS encoding Glucosidase 2 subunit beta, which encodes MKRVVAALVAAQYAATAAAASSPRGVGPEFAKFYEDTSSFTCISNPSVKIPASRVNDDYCDCPDGSDEPGTAACAHLSDLSPHTLATNGTGQPALPGFYCQNKGHIPSYVPFTNVNDGICDYELCCDGSEEFQSVGGKCKNKCDEIGKEWRKHHEVRQKAATNALKKRNELVKEAARLRQSVKDRLQTLGTEIEGGEIKVKQMEKELSEIQKKEAGKVVTSSGGPGGKLSQLVELGKHRMEELRKHLISTRSDLTMKNERLQQLEQILKTFHEEYNPNFNDEGVKRAVKAWEDYIASNPTGSDTNAAAARDLDEITKTDEENGLNWSEYIEAEMEDETAVLYSFVNYLPPSLRSWVDDKLRDLRQSLIDGGILADNGSASVGESQKVKDARSRLDSAKKDLEKQQKDIQEHREDLEKDFGPDDVFRALKGQCVEKDSGEYTYELCFLDKTNQKPKKGGGHTNMGNFVRTERITVDEELPANGKGLGSGERYAMKHENGQHCWNGPNRATTVILACAEENEIWKIMEEEKCIYRMEVGTPAVCEQRKKVKTGQVVKDEL